The genomic DNA GCGGTCATGCTGCTGGCTATCGAGTTCTGGACCGGCGCGGGCTGTCTGGCGATCCTCCTGTTCTTCGCCTGTTTCCTGCCGGGATTTACCCGCAAAAACGACGCGCTGTTTGGTCGTCTGAATAACCGGCTGGAGAAAGAGGTGAGCTTTGTCAGCAACGCGAACGCTTCATCACTTGGCCGTCACTATGGCGTGCTGGCCAGCCTGCGGATTCGCCTCTCCGATCGGGAAGCGTGCGGCTATCTGGCGATTGGTAGCGTGGCGGCTCTGCTGTTTGCCGTGACCATCGCGGTGATGTCCAGCCGTGGCGGCACCAATGCGGGTCACATCTATTCGGTGATGACCTATATGTGGATGTTTGCCATGAGCCTGGATGATGGCCCGCAGCTGCTGGAGAAATATTCACAGCTGAAAGACATCGGTCGCCGGGTGAATACCGGCACGCAGTGACTGGCCTGATTCCGCTTCTGCTTCGTCTGGATTCCGTTTCCGGCAGAGATAAATGACCGCCGCACTTTCTGGCGGTCATTCATCTTAAGCATGACGCCCGGTTTTAATAATCCAGTTCGCCCGGTCTGAAGGCTCTGAAGGCGTTATCAGACGGCGTATAGCCCAGCACCTCACGCGTCTGTGTCAG from Pantoea sp. Lij88 includes the following:
- a CDS encoding ABC transporter six-transmembrane domain-containing protein translates to MPSSKTILPVAAPRSAILTLKMLGRRHSRKLFLTLLLVVAENVMYLLYPLLAGFAINAIISGRTWHAVLYAAMVFTMWAIGAARRSVDTRTFARIYAELAVPVIVAQRSENQSASTIAARVALSREFVDFFEKHLPVLITSLASMTGAAVMLLAIEFWTGAGCLAILLFFACFLPGFTRKNDALFGRLNNRLEKEVSFVSNANASSLGRHYGVLASLRIRLSDREACGYLAIGSVAALLFAVTIAVMSSRGGTNAGHIYSVMTYMWMFAMSLDDGPQLLEKYSQLKDIGRRVNTGTQ